Proteins found in one Brachypodium distachyon strain Bd21 chromosome 5, Brachypodium_distachyon_v3.0, whole genome shotgun sequence genomic segment:
- the LOC100843837 gene encoding probable protein phosphatase 2C 43 isoform X1 has translation MWPWLEKIASACWDRVRRYTLTRRDEEDGGGSGSGSGADAVDDDLLWSRDLARHAAGEFSFAVVQANEVLEDHSQVETGAAATFVGVYDGHGGAEASRFISNHLSAHLVRIAQQSGTISEDVVRNAFSATEEGFLSLVRRTHLIKPSIASIGSCCLVGVIWRKTLYLANLGDSRAVVGCLTGANKIVAEQLTRDHNASLEEVRQELRSLHPDDSQIVVLKNGVWRIKGIIQVSRSIGDAYLKKKEFAIDPSITRFHLSEPLRRPVLTSEPSVCTRVLRSQDSFVIFASDGLWEHLTNQQAVEIVYNNPREGIARRLVKAALKEAARKREMRYNDIAKLEKGVRRFFHDDITVVVVFIDHELLQEGNASAPELSVRGFVESGGPSSFSGLNSMS, from the exons ATGTGGCCGTGGCTGGAGAAGATTGCGTCCGCGTGCTGGGACCGGGTCCGGAGGTACACGCTTACGAGGAGGGatgaggaagacggcggcggcagcgggagcgggagcggcgccgacgccgtcgaCGACGACCTGCTGTGGTCGCGGGACCTCGCGCGGCACGCGGCGGGCGAGTTCTCCTTCGCCGTGGTGCAGGCCAACGAGGTGCTGGAGGACCACAGCCAGGTCGAgacgggcgccgccgccaccttcgtCGGCGTCTAtgacggccacggcggcgcggaggcgtcTCGTTTCATATCGAACCACCTCTCCGCACACCTCGTCC GTATTGCCCAACAAAGTGGAACAATATCTGAGGATGTTGTTCGAAATGCCTTTTCTGCTACAGAGGAAGGTTTCTTGTCACTTGTGCGTAGGACACATTTAATAAAACCTTCTATTGCTTCTATCGGATCTTGTTGCCTAGTTGGTGTCATATGGAGAAAAACTCTGTACCTGGCCAATCTTGGTGATTCTCGGGCAGTCGTTGGTTGTTTAACTGGAGCAAACAAGATTGTTGCCGAGCAGCTAACAAGAGACCACAACGCAAGCTTGGAGGAAGTGAGGCAGGAACTTAGATCTCTTCACCCTGATGATTCACAAATTGTTGTTCTTAAGAATGGTGTTTGGCGCATCAAAGGCATTATACAG GTTTCAAGGTCTATAGGTGATGCATACttaaagaagaaagaatttgCTATTGATCCATCCATAACTCGATTCCACCTCTCCGAGCCTCTGCGCCGACCTGTCCTAACGTCAGAGCCATCTGTATGCACAAGAGTTCTTCGGTCACAAGATAGTTTTGTTATCTTTGCATCTGATGGATTGTGGGAGCACCTGACAAACCAGCAAGCAGTCGAAATTGTGTACAACAATCCACGAGAA GGTATTGCAAGGAGGCTCGTAAAAGCAGCTTTGAAAGAAGCTGCACGGAAGAGGGAAATGAGGTACAATGATATCGCGAAACTTGAGAAAGGAGTCCGTCGATTCTTCCATGATGACATCacagttgttgttgttttcattGATCATGAGCTACTGCAGGAGGGGAATGCTTCTGCGCCTGAACTTTCAGTTCGTGGGTTTGTTGAGTCAGGAGGCCCCTCCAGCTTTTCAGGGTTAAATAGCATGTCTTGA
- the LOC100843837 gene encoding probable protein phosphatase 2C 43 isoform X2, with product MWPWLEKIASACWDRVRRYTLTRRDEEDGGGSGSGSGADAVDDDLLWSRDLARHAAGEFSFAVVQANEVLEDHSQVETGAAATFVGVYDGHGGAEASRFISNHLSAHLVRIAQQSGTISEDVVRNAFSATEEGFLSLVRRTHLIKPSIASIGSCCLVGVIWRKTLYLANLGDSRAVVGCLTGANKIVAEQLTRDHNASLEEVRQELRSLHPDDSQIVVLKNGVWRIKGIIQVSRSIGDAYLKKKEFAIDPSITRFHLSEPLRRPVLTSEPSVCTRVLRSQDSFVIFASDGLWEHLTNQQAVEIVYNNPREGIARRLVKAALKEAARKREMRRGMLLRLNFQFVGLLSQEAPPAFQG from the exons ATGTGGCCGTGGCTGGAGAAGATTGCGTCCGCGTGCTGGGACCGGGTCCGGAGGTACACGCTTACGAGGAGGGatgaggaagacggcggcggcagcgggagcgggagcggcgccgacgccgtcgaCGACGACCTGCTGTGGTCGCGGGACCTCGCGCGGCACGCGGCGGGCGAGTTCTCCTTCGCCGTGGTGCAGGCCAACGAGGTGCTGGAGGACCACAGCCAGGTCGAgacgggcgccgccgccaccttcgtCGGCGTCTAtgacggccacggcggcgcggaggcgtcTCGTTTCATATCGAACCACCTCTCCGCACACCTCGTCC GTATTGCCCAACAAAGTGGAACAATATCTGAGGATGTTGTTCGAAATGCCTTTTCTGCTACAGAGGAAGGTTTCTTGTCACTTGTGCGTAGGACACATTTAATAAAACCTTCTATTGCTTCTATCGGATCTTGTTGCCTAGTTGGTGTCATATGGAGAAAAACTCTGTACCTGGCCAATCTTGGTGATTCTCGGGCAGTCGTTGGTTGTTTAACTGGAGCAAACAAGATTGTTGCCGAGCAGCTAACAAGAGACCACAACGCAAGCTTGGAGGAAGTGAGGCAGGAACTTAGATCTCTTCACCCTGATGATTCACAAATTGTTGTTCTTAAGAATGGTGTTTGGCGCATCAAAGGCATTATACAG GTTTCAAGGTCTATAGGTGATGCATACttaaagaagaaagaatttgCTATTGATCCATCCATAACTCGATTCCACCTCTCCGAGCCTCTGCGCCGACCTGTCCTAACGTCAGAGCCATCTGTATGCACAAGAGTTCTTCGGTCACAAGATAGTTTTGTTATCTTTGCATCTGATGGATTGTGGGAGCACCTGACAAACCAGCAAGCAGTCGAAATTGTGTACAACAATCCACGAGAA GGTATTGCAAGGAGGCTCGTAAAAGCAGCTTTGAAAGAAGCTGCACGGAAGAGGGAAATGAG GAGGGGAATGCTTCTGCGCCTGAACTTTCAGTTCGTGGGTTTGTTGAGTCAGGAGGCCCCTCCAGCTTTTCAGGGTTAA
- the LOC100821474 gene encoding putative E3 ubiquitin-protein ligase LIN-1, which yields MAPPSSLLRDLLVADGFKNRRSKKPVPDNSPTAPRAVSMPPQHRRPTKPSRSQSDVLTHSRLRDDDADDGQKLPAATRRSSASLTSARSYQNKNKDGNGSTSSSTAIPCLDESALSALISLAAGSVKQFGTDEAFRAALRAGCTSCVGESNHRAVLDLRVIAQTVERAAAAEEGQGLLDPRDLKRASLKLHALASLGPDEAQAVTASGVPHERLAACAHLYMSVVSRLQRKDHSSAVHALEAFCLAPREARTVLLPALWDRLFRPALSHLRAWRDREFSSAATAAASSVDAGRVKKDAVEKAFLDALDGGTRSLACYYRDWLLGRTEAMALPSVPAPPSTALLAAGGAARFSSSTTYDIGSDVAFSSGSQSPAMFAIEETPGQPELVEKEEIVEAKAVDVESVFHECDGGEASSTSYTPTPRAEEHEPVPNELAMEASEPKIEDERSMHGARESTSYLPIRDMSAIDLLTLEFCEGSLRSGTDGDQVHPSIFSTTPSDFLCPLTRQIFNRPVTIETGQTFERHAIVQWLERGIRACPVTGQELETLSVPDTNRVLKRLIDSWKSEHCKSLQLDTESRVPEEKLNVAVVDQVLDSGCDPAEQIQRARHLMAIGGVDFHLHRFQEGTVEQKARAAEHLLLCIQAEGGCRNYVAVGLDGESAIRLVHSEVVSARSAAVRLLAELLCLRRREMVELVIRGLCTTSIAETMNVLLQHLRSSPVEEQALVAVLLLYFDHTLEEPHRNSKCREEAARILTESLTRCVSDENVVPNTRKALLILGGHFSFSGDLLAEHWMLEQAGFVDDSSATSVNSDAAVQDTESAEEEAWPGHVTTVLLGSGRRPFLAALSRGLISPNAGLAAACLTTAAWLSRSLASLDATDTQLAAFAALVPRLKQCLAGTGSSAHLQARHRVLAAVTLHNFSKIPDCRVLLMLLADGLRDHLAELAELTRTAGQLYAELSE from the exons ATGGCGCCGCCGTCATCTTTGCTCCGCGACCTCCTCGTCGCTGATGGCTTCAAGAACCGCCGCAGCAAGAAGCCCGTGCCGGACAACTCTCCGACCGCCCCACGAGCCGTGAGCATGCCCCCACAGCACCGGCGGCCCACCAAGCCTTCGCGGTCGCAGTCCGACGTCCTCACCCACAGCCGCCTCAGGGACGACGATGCCGACGACGGCCAGAAGCTGCCCGCTGCTACACGGAGATCATCGGCGTCGCTGACGAGCGCGAGAAGCTAccagaacaagaacaaggacGGCAACGGTTctacttcttcttctaccGCGATACCATGCCTGGACGAGTCGGCGCTCAGCGCGCTCATCTCCCTGGCCGCGGGGTCCGTGAAGCAGTTCGGGACCGACGAGGCCTTCCGCGCCGCGCTGCGGGCCGGCTGCACGTCGTGCGTCGGCGAGTCCAACCACCGGGCCGTGCTGGACCTCCGCGTGATCGCGCAGACCGTGGagcgggccgcggcggctgAGGAGGGCCAGGGCCTCCTGGACCCGCGGGACCTGAAGCGGGCCTCCCTCAAGCTGCACGCCCTGGCGTCCCTCGGCCCGGACGAAGCGCAAGCGGTGACCGCGTCGGGGGTGCCGCACGAGCGCCTCGCCGCGTGCGCGCACCTCTACATGTCCGTCGTGTCCAGGCTCCAGAGGAAAGACCACTCCTCCGCGGTGCACGCCCTAGAGGCCTTCTGCCTCGCGCCGCGCGAGGCCCGGACCGTGCTGCTGCCCGCGCTCTGGGACAGGCTCTTCCGCCCGGCGCTCTCGCACCTCAGGGCCTGGCGCGACCGGGAGTTCTCTTctgcggcgacggcagcagcGAGCTCCGTCGACGCTGGCAGGGTGAAGAAAGACGCGGTGGAGAAGGCGTTCCTCGACGCCTTGGACGGCGGCACGCGCTCGCTCGCGTGCTACTACAGGGACTGGCTGCTGGGCCGCACCGAAGCGATGGCGCTCCCGTCCGTGCCTGCTCCTCCCAGCACGGCTCTTCTTGCcgctggcggcgcggcgaggttCTCGTCGTCCACGACGTACGATATCGGCTCGGACGTCGCGTTTAGCTCCGGGAGTCAGAGTCCTGCCATGTTTGCCATCGAGGAGACGCCGGGGCAGCCTGAGCTGGTCGAGAAGGAAGAGATCGTGGAAGCGAAGGCCGTGGATGTGGAAAGCGTGTTCCATGAGTGCGACGGCGGTGAAGCAAGTAGTACGAGCTACACTCCCACGCCGCGGGCAGAAGAACACGAGCCCGTGCCAAACGAGCTGGCCATGGAGGCATCGGAACCAAAG ATCGAAGATGAACGGAGCATGCACGGAGCACGCGAGTCAACGAGTTACCTGCCGATCCGTGACATGTCAGCCATTGACCTTCTCACACTCGAGTTCTG TGAAGGGTCTCTCCGTAGTGGCACGGACGGCGACCAAGTCCACCCTTCAATCTTCTCCACCACCCCGAGCGATTTCCTCTGCCCGCTGACCCGGCAGATCTTCAACCGCCCCGTGACGATCGAGACGGGCCAGACGTTCGAGCGGCACGCCATAGTGCAGTGGCTCGAGAGAGGCATCCGGGCGTGCCCCGTCACAGGGCAAGAGCTCGAGACGCTGTCGGTCCCGGACACGAACCGCGTGCTCAAACGCTTGATCGATAGCTGGAAGTCGGAGCACTGCAAGAGCCTGCAGCTGGACACCGAAAGCAGAGTGCCCGAAGAGAAGCTGAACGTAGCGGTCGTAGACCAGGTCCTTGATTCGGGATGCGACCCGGCCGAGCAGATCCAGAGGGCGAGGCACCTCATGGCGATCGGGGGTGTGGATTTCCATCTGCACAGGTTTCAGGAAGGGACGGTGGAGCAGAAGGCGCGAGCAGCCGAGCACCTGCTGCTCTGCATCCAGGCAGAGGGCGGCTGCAGGAACTACGTGGCCGTAGGGCTTGATGGAGAAAGTGCCATTCGGCTTGTCCACAGTGAGGTTGTTTCAGCGAGGAGTGCTGCTGTGCGTCTGCTCGCCGAACTGCTTTGTTTGAGAAG GAGGGAAATGGTCGAATTGGTCATACGTGGACTGTGCACGACGTCGATAGCGGAGACGATGAATGTGCTACTCCAGCATCTCCGAAGCTCACCTGTGGAAGAACAAGCCCTGGTTGCAGTTCTGCTCTTATACTTCGACCATACATTG GAGGAGCCCCACCGAAACAGCAAATGCAGAGAAGAGGCCGCCAGGATCCTCACGGAGTCTCTGACACGTTGCGTGTCTGATGAAAACGTCGTGCCAAACACCCGTAAGGCTCTGTTGATATTAGGAGGGCACTTCTCCTTCTCAGGCGACCTTCTCGCAGAGCACTGGATGCTGGAACAGGCCGGCTTCGTAGACGACTCGTCTGCCACATCCGTCAATTCCGATGCCGCCGTGCAG GACACGGAATCCGCCGAAGAAGAGGCGTGGCCGGGACACGTGACCACGGTGCTCCTCGGCAGCGGGAGGAGGCCGTTCCTGGCAGCGCTGTCCAGGGGCCTCATCTCCCCAAACGCCGGCCTGGCCGCGGCGTGCCtgacgacggcggcgtggcTGAGCCGTTCGCTGGCTTCGCTCGACGCCACGGACACGCAGCTGGCCGCGTTCGCGGCTCTCGTCCCGCGGCTGAAGCAGTGCCTGGCCGGCACTGGCAGCAGCGCCCACCTGCAGGCTCGGCACAGGGTCCTCGCGGCCGTGACTCTGCACAACTTCAGCAAAATCCCAG ACTGCAGGGTCCTGCTGATGCTCCTGGCTGACGGCCTGCGGGATCACCTGGCCGAGCTGGCGGAGCTGACTCGGACGGCCGGTCAACTGTACGCCGAGCTCAGCGAGTGA